The following proteins are co-located in the Chryseobacterium daecheongense genome:
- a CDS encoding thioredoxin family protein, translating into MKKLFIFFMLGTFGTFYSQEVPKVLKTSFSKEALQQKLENEEGKSITIQEILNQHKGKVVVIDFWAGWCRDCLKALPKAQELEKNNPNIDFVFLSLERSKEGFDKSLERFDMKDKDNYWFASGWKNDFNNYIDLNWIPRYMVIDQKSAIAKYYAISPEDPEIQATINKLLQ; encoded by the coding sequence ATGAAAAAGCTATTCATATTTTTTATGCTTGGAACATTTGGGACATTTTATTCTCAGGAGGTTCCTAAAGTACTTAAAACCAGTTTTTCCAAAGAAGCTTTGCAACAGAAGCTTGAAAATGAAGAGGGAAAGAGCATTACTATACAGGAAATTCTTAACCAGCACAAAGGAAAAGTGGTGGTCATTGATTTTTGGGCCGGTTGGTGCAGAGATTGCCTGAAGGCACTTCCAAAAGCACAGGAACTCGAAAAAAATAATCCGAACATAGACTTTGTATTTCTTTCTCTGGAAAGATCGAAAGAAGGTTTCGATAAAAGCCTTGAAAGATTTGATATGAAAGACAAAGATAATTATTGGTTTGCATCAGGATGGAAAAATGACTTTAATAATTATATTGACCTCAACTGGATTCCGAGATACATGGTGATCGACCAGAAATCAGCTATTGCAAAATACTACGCCATCTCACCGGAAGATCCTGAAATACAAGCCACCATCAATAAACTTTTACAATAA
- a CDS encoding GNAT family N-acetyltransferase: protein MVTLREATKEDLKTLLEFEQGVVTAERPYNPTLINGTIHYYDLVSLIESEDATLIVAEKDHEIVASGYAMIKKAEKDYFNFKEYAYLGFMYVKPEHRGQGINQSVIDRLIKWSEERGMKEIRLDVYDQNESAVKAYEKVGFEPVLLTMRLKK from the coding sequence ATGGTAACTTTAAGAGAAGCAACAAAAGAAGACCTGAAAACTCTTCTTGAATTCGAACAAGGTGTAGTTACTGCAGAAAGGCCCTATAATCCTACCCTTATTAACGGTACCATTCATTATTATGATTTAGTTTCTTTGATTGAGTCTGAAGATGCTACCCTTATTGTAGCGGAAAAGGATCATGAAATCGTTGCGTCGGGATATGCGATGATTAAAAAAGCGGAAAAGGATTATTTTAATTTCAAAGAGTACGCATATCTGGGATTTATGTATGTAAAACCGGAACACAGGGGACAGGGAATCAATCAATCCGTTATAGACAGACTCATAAAGTGGTCAGAAGAAAGGGGAATGAAAGAAATAAGATTAGATGTTTATGATCAGAATGAATCTGCTGTAAAAGCTTATGAAAAAGTAGGATTTGAACCTGTGCTCCTTACCATGAGATTGAAAAAATGA